Sequence from the Curtobacterium sp. MCLR17_007 genome:
CGGAAGCGGACCCGATCAGCTGCTCCCACCAGGTCGCCACCGTGTTCCTCCTGGGCACAGCGCAGCCCGGCGAACCGTCCGACGACCCCGTCCGGGGCGGCGTCCGCGACAGCGATCCGACGTCGAACAGCGCGGCCCGACCGGATGGCGAGGCGACGGCATGACCGGGGCACTCGGTGCGCAGACACGTCCGGCCACCGGCGACGACGTCGGCCCGATCGATGCGGTCGAGACAGCGGCGTTCGGACACCATGCCGACCACGTGATCCCGCTCGTGCACGCTCTGCGCAGGACCGGAGCGGCAGTGCTGGAGCTCGTCGCCGAGGACGACGACGGGGAGCTCGTCGGGCACGTGATGCTGTCACGAGGATGGTTGGACGCGTCGGCGTCCCTGGTGACCGTTCGTGTGCTGAGTCCGCTCGCGGTCGCGCCCGATCGGCAACGTCAGGGCATCGGCCGTCGACTCATCGAACACGCGGTCGAGGACAGCGAGGATGCGCTGAGCCCCGCCGTCTTCCTCGAGGGAGACCCTGGGTACTACGTCGCGTCGGGCTTCGCGCCAGCGACCTCACGCGGGTTCCGGTCGCCGTCTGTCCGGATCCCGGAGCCGGCGTTCCAGGTCCGGACCCTCGCCGCGTACGAGCCGTGGATGACCGGGACGCTGGTCTACCCGGAAGCGTTCTGGGCGACGGACACCGTCGGACTCCGATGAGCATCGCTGTCCCGTCGTGCGACGGCGTCGTACTCGTCGTCGACCAGCGCAGTCAGGGCGCCTCGCACCGAGCACCGTGCCCGCCAGTGTCGCTGAAGAGCGACGCCGCTTCTGGTGTGCGACCTGGACCAGACAGACCGTCGCCTGGAGGACGCCGCTTCTCCCCGTCCGTCGGATGTCCGTGCGGTCGCCGTCGTGACCGGCTCTCGATGCGCCTCATCTCACGTGACAGCGGCGGTCGTCGGACGCCGTGGCTGTGTCCGCGCGATGGTGACGGCGAGGAGGGCACCGGTGAGGAGCCCGATCCCGTGGCCGTCGATCCGCGCCGTCATGACGCCGCCGGCGACCGCGACCAGGACCAGCAGACCGAAGGCGGTCCGGACAGCACCGAAGCGGTGCGAGGCGGTCAGTGCGACAGCGACCGCTGCGTCGCCAGCGACGATCGCGGGCCAGACGCCGCCGAGGTCGAGCAGTGTCAGGTAGGCGCAGAAGAACGCGCTGTACGCGACCGCGACGGTGTCGCGCAAGCCCCCGGGACCGGTGGGGGTGGTGCGGTCCAGGACCCGCACGACGACGAGCGCGCCGATCAGGCCCGCGACGCAGTCCGAGGCACCACCATCGCGTTGCTCGGGGAGGAGCAGCGCGAGGACGAGCCCACTCCCGACGCCTGCGACCAGGTACGTCAGGAGCCACACCCGTTCCGACCGCCGCTGCTCGAGTGCTGATCCCACCACAGCGATCCCCAGCAGGTTGAATGCGAACTGCCCCCAGCCGTCGGGCTGGACGAGGATCGACGTGACGAGCCGCCACCACTGTCCGGCGCGCACGAGCTCCCCGTCGCGGATCATCACCGCGGTGAGGGATGGGTGGACAACCGCCGCGACGCTCACGGCTGCTGTCACGATGGTGACGACGAGGGCGGTGCGTGACGACTGCGCCGCGAGCCGCTGCCGAACGGACGGCGCCATCAGGACGATTCCCGCGCAACCCGGTCGTGATCCGTGGTGCCGAGTCCGGAGTCGAAGAACGCGACCAGGCCGTCACCGAGATCCGACAGGTCCGCGTCGGGCGCCCGGTGCAGTCGGAGGAAGACCCCCTCGACCGTGCGCTGCAGGACATCTGCCGCGATGACCGGGTCGACGCCGCGGAACTCGCCCTCCTCGACGCCGGCTGCGATCAACGAAGCGATGGTCTGCTGCGTCGCATCGACATCGCTGCCGTCGGCTGGAAGGCGCCCGGCGAACAGCAGGGCCGCGAGCGAGATCACCTCAGGCCGGTGGGTGTCGGCGAAGGCGACGTTCGCGCGCAGGTAGGCGTGCACAGCGTCGCGTGGCGACGTTGCTCGCCGCATCGCCGCTGTGACCGCAACCGCGAGGTCGTCGACGATCGTCGACGCGACTGCGCGCATCAACGCGTCGCGGTCGTCGAAGTGGTACGAGATCAGGCGGGTGCTGCTGAGACCTCCGCGATCGGCGATCTCCGCGAACGAGCAGCGTGCGTACCCGACGTCGGCGATCACCGCGATGGTGGCACGGATGATCTGCGATCGGCGTCTGAGCGCGGCGGCGCTGGGCGATGAGGCTGGTGTCATCCGAGGTCCTCCTATCGACCAAGCAACGTGACGTGCCACTGCTCCACGAGCATCTTATTACTCACGCAAGTAAATACGAGTGCGGCGGGCGCGCGCTGGGCGATCGGCGCCGTCGCGATGGGGCATGAGCCGGTCGCAGGCGGCGCGACGATCGGACTCGTCCAGGTTCTCGTCGTGACTGCTGCGGTCGGCCTTTTGGCCTGGGCAAGCCGCGCGGTGGTGCCCGGTGGGCCTCCGGGTGGGAACGGGCCTGGCTGATGGTTGCGGCCGGGATCGGGGCTGTGTCGCTGATCGGGCCTCTCACTCTCGCTCGAGACGGGTCTGCGCCGACACTCCTGCTGCTGCACGTCGCTGTGGCCGCTATCCTCTGCGCAGTGCTCACTGTGACGGTGTGAGCATTCCACTGCACCGCGGGTTCTGGCATCGTCGAGCCGTGCGCCCGTCGACGATCCTCCTCGCCGCCATCACCGTCGTCTTCGGCGCCGCGACGATCGTCCTCGCGGTCTTGATCGGTACCGACGAGGGACGGGCACTGTCCACCGAGCTCCGTCTCGGCTTGCTCATCACGTTCGGGTTCGGGGTCGCCTGCGTCACCACCGAGGTCAACCACCGCCGGCGGGCGCGCTTACGGCAGAAGGCAGAGGCCCATCCCGGTACCGTGTTCGTCACCGCGCACGCGACAGAATCGACGGCCACCGACCTCACGGCCTGGAGCCCCAGACTGCGCGTCTGGTTCCCGTGCGACCTCGGCTTCGACCGGACGGGCATCACGCACTGGTCGACGCGCAACGACGAGCACGGGACCCCGATCGCCCTCCGTTCAGAGGTGCTTGGCTTCGACGTGTTCAGGGAGCCCACGCCGCGCGGTGTCGCGTATCGATGGGGGATAGTGGTCCGCCTCGCACCCAGGACGTCGGGTCCTGGAGCGGTCCACATGTGGGTGGCCGACGACCAGCCGGCACAAGACGAGTACGCGATGCGCCGGACGATCAGCCGGATCGAGTCCGCGCTCGGCATGGACCGCTGACCAAGCCCGTGCGGTACCGGCGGCTCCGAGCCATGGGGTCTACCGCCAGCGGCGATCGGCCCGTTCGATGCGGATCGGCTACCGGACGGCCGCGCGTCCTACCAACCGGTCAGGCAGAGAAGTCCCCTTACGAGCTCCTCTGCCCGTCGGTGTGATCTGCGCGGACCTGTTACGACCCTCAGCGCCGGTGGCGTCGTGTGGGACCGGGCAGAGGAGGTCGCGATGCAACACGTGTTCATCGGCAAACTGTTCAAAGTCGGGCGGCTCCGGCGCGGCTTCTCGGAGTTCTTGGCGCTCCCACTCATCATCGCGGTGCTGTTCTGTTGCGCGGCCGCACTGCTTGCGTTCTGGGACAACCAAGGAGCGGCGCCAGGGGTCCGAAGGATCGTCGCGGCGATGATCCCGGCGTCTGGTGCGACCGCGTTCGTCGGCGTGGTCGCTGCGAGCCTGATGACCATCACGTCGATCACGTTCACGGTGCTGCTGATCGCGGTGCAGCAGACCTCGAGCTTCCTCGGCGCGGTGGTCTTCGATCAGTACCTCCGGCGCCGCGCGAACCAGGTGTACGTCGGCTACTTCGTCGGAGCGACGGCGTTCTCGTTCATCGTCCTCGCCTGCGCAGGTTCCGGCTCACCACCGGTCATCGGCGCGTTCGCCGTTTTGGTGCTGACCGCAGGGTGCTTGGTCGCGTTGTTGCTGCTCATCTACTCCACTGTCGACCAGATGCGGCCTGAGAGCGTCGTGCGTTCGATCCACGACCTCGCGCTCCGCGCCCACAAGAGTGAGATGCTGCTCTTGACGGGCACGCGGAAGACGCGCCGCACCGACCCCGGTTCAGCAGCACGCGTCGTCACGGCGAGGACCGGCGGTTACGTCGTGGACATCGATCCCCGCGCCCTTGCCTCGGTCGCGCGGTCGGCAGGCCCGGACGTGGAGGTGTTCCTGCCCTGCCTGCTCGGCACCTACGTCGCGCTCGGCGAGTCACTGGCCAGCCTCGTGGGGGTCGGCGCGGACGACGACCGGTTCGATGCCGACACACGGGCCGCTGTCACGCTGGACGACTCTCGGCGAGTGGAAGTCGACTCGGGGTACTCGATCGATCAGCTGCACAACATCGCGTGGACCGGAGCATGTGGGCAGAGCCCCCTCGTCGCAAGTGCCGCGATCCATCAGCTTCGCGACTTACTCGCCCAGTGGGCCACTGCGGAGGAACAAACCCTCGACACGTCCAAGAAGAAAGGCGAACCGCTCCCCGTCGTCTACACAGACGGAGCAATCAAGCAGGTACTCCACGGGCTCGGGACACTCGTCCTGGCATCGGTGCAGACACGGCAGGTCGACACAACCGCGCTCCTCGTGGCGTCGTTCACCCACGCGGTGCCGCGGCTCGGCTCGGACGAGCACCGAACCGCTCTGACAGATGCGTTGGACGCCGCGCTCCCCTCGATCGGTCAGCAAGCCAGCAGTCCCGCGCTCACGGCCGCAGTCGCAGACCTCATCGACGTCCTCGTCGCGGAGAGTCTGGATCACCGGGCCGCGCGACGACTGCAGGCCGAACTCTGTGCTGCCGCCCGAGCGCCCAAAGGTCATCCGACGCGGCGCAAGAACGTGCGAACGAACACTTCGGTGTCCGGCCGATCGAACCGCAGGGACTGACCGAAGGCTTTCGGCAACTCGACGCCAAAGCGAACGTCCAAGCCGTCTCGATAGCCGATCGGCTACCGGGCACGTCTGGCAGCGATACCGTGCAGGAGTGTCGAGTTCTGGCGTCATCAAGCCACGGTCGCGCGTGAGTGCTGCGCTTGGCATGGCTGCGCTGCTGGCCTGGCTTGCTCCAGCGTCAGTGATCGCTCTCCGCCTGGCATGGACAGACCCTCCTTCTCGCGTGCCCGTGCATTGGACGGGAGCAGGCCCTGACCAATGGGCTTCGGCGGACGCTGCGTTCTGGTCCTGCATCGTGCCGGGCATCGTCGGAGCACTCGTCTGCAGTCTGCTGGTCGTCCCGTTGTCTTCGGACGCGTCGCGATGGGGCACTGCGATCACTTTCGGGGCGGTGAGTGCGGGAACGGGCATCATCGCGTTCTTCTGGGTCGCGATGATGCTCGCTGCCGAAGGAGCGGGGACGCCGTTCCTGGTCATCCTTGCCCCGCTCGGGCTGGGAGTGCTTGTGTTCGGCCTCTCCCTGTTCGTCCAGACGAGGACCGCCCGGTAGGCGATCGTTGAGTGGACACGTCCCCGCCCGGCCGCAACTTCCGGATGAGCTCTCTTCGGCATAGCGTGAACCTCGTGAAGCGTGCCGCAGATCGCGTCGTCGTTCCCAATGTGGTCGGGATGCCTTTCCACGTGGGGCGAGACCTTGCGTACGATGCGGGTGTCACGCTGGCGAACCCGGACCCGGATGGACCGCCGATCGGCGCTCTCGCTTGGCCGGGGCTCATCTACATCACTTCGCAGCGTCCAACCGCAGGGACCGAGCTGTACCGATGGGACTCAGTCGTCATCGAGGTCGCAGCCTATGGCGAAGCGGATTCGACCACGCGCGCTCCGTTCCCGGACAAGCCGCGTGTTGACAGCGCGCAAGCACATCCGAGGAACGATTCCTACGTCGACGCGGCAGGGGCTGAAGACCGAGCGTCCAGTGCCACGAACCCGCTGGGGACATGAGGGCCAACGGGCTCCTCTAGACCGTCCGGACGCCGAAATGCATCTGTTTCTCTCAGCCCACGGGACCGCTGACGCGTGTCGCCCGGGCTTACGCTGCAGTCGTGGGGGAACGAACAGCGGGGCGCGTCCAGCGGAAGTCGAGTGGTTGGCGTTTCGCTCGCGACCTCCTCATCATCGTGCTTGTAGCGCTCCTGGTGTCGTTCCTCGTGAAGACGTTCCTGGTCCGTTCGTTCTACATCCCGTCAGGTTCGATGCAGAACACATTGCAGATCAACGACCGTGTGATCGTCAACGAGCGCGCGGCACTGCACCGTGGCGACGTCGTCGTCTTCCGGGATCCCGGCGGGTGGCTCGAAGCCGGACAGTCCATCGAGGGCCAGACAACTCAGTCCCGGACCGCGCTGTCGAAGGCCCTCAGCGCGGTTGGTCTCGGTGCCGACGGCGATGACCACCTCATCAAGCGCATCATCGGCTTGCCTGGCGACCATGTCCAGTGCTGCAACGCGCTCGGTCAGATGGAGGTCAACGGCGTCCCCATCTCGGAGCCGTACCTGCGGAAGCAAGCAGGCCAGGCGGCGTCCGGAACCCCTTTCAACGTGACGGTGCCGACAGGGAAGCTGTGGGTGATGGGCGACAACCGATACGAATCTGGAGACTCGCGCTATCACCAAGACTTGCCATCGAAGGGGTTCGTGCCAGAAGGCGATGTCGTTGGTCGCGCCGTCGTCATCACCTGGCCTGTGAAGCGGTGGGCATGGCTCGATGACTACCCCTCCACCTTCGCCGGCACCGACCCCAAGAAGCACTGACAGAGCGCTCTCCGGATGACCGGTAGTGGATCCTCTATCGGGTTGGCTGGCCTACCGGGCAGCGTGGTCTGAGAGCATCAGGGCATGACACTTGTCGGTAGCCGGACTGTGCTTCAGGTGATCTCACCGGCGATGGCGCGCCGCATCGTCGTGCGGGACGAGCGTCCCGGTGACGACTGGCACCCCGAGTACCCGTTCGCCGACGAACTGGACCCACTCCGGGCCCTCGCTGCCGAGACCGCAGCGGATCCGGAGTTCACCATGTACCTCGTCCGGCGGCGGTCGGATGGCCTCGCCATCGGTGGTTTCGGATTCTTCGGTCCGCCGGACGACAAGGGAACGGTCGAGTTCGGGTACGGCCTGGTTCCCCCAGCCCGAGGCGCGGGACTCGCGAGCGAAGCCGTGCAGCTCGGACTTCAGCACGCCGCGACGCGCGGAGCGCTGATTGCGCTCGCGGACACGGAACTAGGGAACATCCCCTCGCAACGTGTCCTCGAGAAGAACGGTCTCATCGAGATCAAGCGCGACCAGTCGCACGTGTACTACCGACGCCCTCTCGTTGCCCGGTAGCCGATCGTCTACCGGACGCGGCATAGACGTGGAATCAGTGTGCAGCGGTGTCGGCTTCGGCTGTTGGTGCTCGCCTAAGCTCCTGCTTGCGGGCGTAGTAGGCGGCGCTGAGTTGGACGATGGCGAGAACTGACCACGTGATCGCCATGAACGTGTGGAATCCGGACGGGTCGACGATGGCCAGAACGATCCAAATCACAGCCAGAGCGGCCCAGGTCCACGCAAGCCACGGGAGGGGCTTCCCAACGATTCGTTCGAGGATGCTGCGCCGCTTCGTCTCGGTCATGTACGTGACCCTATGGGATGGGTTCTAGCTGTCAGACGGTGTCCGGTAGCCGATCCGCTGCCGGACTCAGACCAGTTCCGAACTCCGTTCACCCGAGCAGTAGTCCGAAGCCGAGCAGGAAGGCGAACGGCGACAGGACGAAGAGGAACACGATGAGGGCGATGGTGGCAACCGTCACCACGGCGGCGCTCGTGGTGACGAAGGACAGGAGGCTGATGAGGCCGACTGCTCGCCTCACGTCGCCGCCGGCCGCGACGGTCGTGGTCGCCTCCTCGAGGAGGTCGCGCATCGGGTCATCGCTCACATTGCCAGGGTACGGAGAACATGACGAACGGTCGACGCCGTGCGGGGGAGAGTGTGTCCACAGGCGTGGTAGGTGCTGGCGACGTGGGCCGTGGTCGTGTCCCGGTAGTCGATGGTTTAGCGAGACGATTTACCCCTTCTCGTCTGCTGCGGTCCGACACCGACTGGACGGCACCGTCGGTCGTGACCGCTGCTCGTGTTGCTATCGTTCGCGGCGAGGGGGGATCGAAATGCGTCATCGAACCGACAAGGGTGCGAGCGTTCGACACGGGCGACTCGCTCGCCGGTCGAGTTGGCTCGGAGCTGCGAAGCTGCTCGGCATCACTGCCATCGTCGCTGTGACGAGCGCCACGAGCATCGCGGCAATCGCCGTCGGGAG
This genomic interval carries:
- a CDS encoding rhomboid family intramembrane serine protease — its product is MAPSVRQRLAAQSSRTALVVTIVTAAVSVAAVVHPSLTAVMIRDGELVRAGQWWRLVTSILVQPDGWGQFAFNLLGIAVVGSALEQRRSERVWLLTYLVAGVGSGLVLALLLPEQRDGGASDCVAGLIGALVVVRVLDRTTPTGPGGLRDTVAVAYSAFFCAYLTLLDLGGVWPAIVAGDAAVAVALTASHRFGAVRTAFGLLVLVAVAGGVMTARIDGHGIGLLTGALLAVTIARTQPRRPTTAAVT
- a CDS encoding TetR family transcriptional regulator, which gives rise to MARHVAWSIGGPRMTPASSPSAAALRRRSQIIRATIAVIADVGYARCSFAEIADRGGLSSTRLISYHFDDRDALMRAVASTIVDDLAVAVTAAMRRATSPRDAVHAYLRANVAFADTHRPEVISLAALLFAGRLPADGSDVDATQQTIASLIAAGVEEGEFRGVDPVIAADVLQRTVEGVFLRLHRAPDADLSDLGDGLVAFFDSGLGTTDHDRVARESS
- a CDS encoding DUF6069 family protein; protein product: MGKPRGGARWASGWERAWLMVAAGIGAVSLIGPLTLARDGSAPTLLLLHVAVAAILCAVLTVTV
- a CDS encoding GNAT family N-acetyltransferase encodes the protein MTLVGSRTVLQVISPAMARRIVVRDERPGDDWHPEYPFADELDPLRALAAETAADPEFTMYLVRRRSDGLAIGGFGFFGPPDDKGTVEFGYGLVPPARGAGLASEAVQLGLQHAATRGALIALADTELGNIPSQRVLEKNGLIEIKRDQSHVYYRRPLVAR
- a CDS encoding PASTA domain-containing protein — protein: MKRAADRVVVPNVVGMPFHVGRDLAYDAGVTLANPDPDGPPIGALAWPGLIYITSQRPTAGTELYRWDSVVIEVAAYGEADSTTRAPFPDKPRVDSAQAHPRNDSYVDAAGAEDRASSATNPLGT
- a CDS encoding DUF2254 family protein, which translates into the protein MQHVFIGKLFKVGRLRRGFSEFLALPLIIAVLFCCAAALLAFWDNQGAAPGVRRIVAAMIPASGATAFVGVVAASLMTITSITFTVLLIAVQQTSSFLGAVVFDQYLRRRANQVYVGYFVGATAFSFIVLACAGSGSPPVIGAFAVLVLTAGCLVALLLLIYSTVDQMRPESVVRSIHDLALRAHKSEMLLLTGTRKTRRTDPGSAARVVTARTGGYVVDIDPRALASVARSAGPDVEVFLPCLLGTYVALGESLASLVGVGADDDRFDADTRAAVTLDDSRRVEVDSGYSIDQLHNIAWTGACGQSPLVASAAIHQLRDLLAQWATAEEQTLDTSKKKGEPLPVVYTDGAIKQVLHGLGTLVLASVQTRQVDTTALLVASFTHAVPRLGSDEHRTALTDALDAALPSIGQQASSPALTAAVADLIDVLVAESLDHRAARRLQAELCAAARAPKGHPTRRKNVRTNTSVSGRSNRRD
- the lepB gene encoding signal peptidase I; amino-acid sequence: MGERTAGRVQRKSSGWRFARDLLIIVLVALLVSFLVKTFLVRSFYIPSGSMQNTLQINDRVIVNERAALHRGDVVVFRDPGGWLEAGQSIEGQTTQSRTALSKALSAVGLGADGDDHLIKRIIGLPGDHVQCCNALGQMEVNGVPISEPYLRKQAGQAASGTPFNVTVPTGKLWVMGDNRYESGDSRYHQDLPSKGFVPEGDVVGRAVVITWPVKRWAWLDDYPSTFAGTDPKKH
- a CDS encoding N-acetyltransferase; amino-acid sequence: MTGALGAQTRPATGDDVGPIDAVETAAFGHHADHVIPLVHALRRTGAAVLELVAEDDDGELVGHVMLSRGWLDASASLVTVRVLSPLAVAPDRQRQGIGRRLIEHAVEDSEDALSPAVFLEGDPGYYVASGFAPATSRGFRSPSVRIPEPAFQVRTLAAYEPWMTGTLVYPEAFWATDTVGLR